A window of the Lactuca sativa cultivar Salinas chromosome 5, Lsat_Salinas_v11, whole genome shotgun sequence genome harbors these coding sequences:
- the LOC111897281 gene encoding uncharacterized protein LOC111897281 produces MAFISFLGRVLFVSVFVLSAWQEYNDFGNDGGSTAKALVPKFSVFTNHVTTHTGFQVPEFEIKLLVAGAIVLKGIGSLLFIFSSKIGAFLLILHQLIITPILYDFYNYDMEKKEFAQLFIKFTQNLALLGALMFFIGMKSSSIPRRTMIKKKGSKTKTV; encoded by the exons ATGGCGTTCATATCTTTTCTCGGCCGTGTTCTCTTCGTCTCCGTCTTCGTTCTCTCTGCTTGGCAAGA GTACAATGATTTTGGCAATGATGGAGGTTCTACAGCAAAAGCACTTGTGCCCAAGTTCAGTGTGTTCACAAACCATGTCACAACACATACTGGTTTCCAAGTGCCTGAATTTGAG ATCAAACTCTTGGTTGCTGGAGCAATAGTCTTGAAGGGTATTGGAAGCTTGCTTTTCATCTTTAGCAGTAAAATCGGTGCTTTTCTTCTG ATTTTGCACCAGCTGATTATTACTCCCATTTTATATGATTTCTACAACTATGACATGGAGAAGAAAGAATTTGctcaactttttatcaaatttacaCAG AATTTGGCGCTTTTGGGGGCACTCATGTTTTTCATTGGAATGAAGAGCTCTTCCATTCCAAGGAGAACAATGATCAAGAAGAAGGGTTCCAAAACAAAGACTGTTTGA